The genomic region GCGGCGCATGGTGGCCACTCTGACCAGAGAAGGCGGCATGAACGCGCCGCCGAGGTTTACCGGCGATGTCATCGAGGCGTTAGCCAATGCAGGACTGTTCCGCCTGCGCGCGGTTCTCGTCGGCACCGTGGCATTCCACACCTATTCCGGCGTGCTCGGCGTTCGACTGCCGATCGCGCTGATGCAGACGGGCGACGCCGACTTCGCCCAGTTTCATTCGATCTCGACGGCGGTCGGCGACAGCATTCCGCCCATTCGAGAGGTTCTCGAAAAGCTGGATCCGACCTTCCGGGAGGTGCCGCATCTCAACCATCCCACACGCTCGACCCAGTTCGTGAATTCGAGGAACTACAAGGTCGAGTTCCTGACACCGAATACCGGCAGCGACGACAACCAGAACAAGCCCGCCGACATGCCGGCGCTTGGGGGAATTTCCGCAGAGCCTCTTCGGTTTCTCGATTACCTCATCTACAACCCGATCAGGACCGTTCTCCTTCACAAGAGCGGCGTTACGGTCAACGTTCCCGCTCCGGAGCGCTACGCCGTCCACAAGCTGATCGTCGCCTCGCGCAGACAGAACGACGACAACGGCGCGCTCAAACGCGAAAAGGACGTGCAGCAGGCATCCCACCTCTTCGAAGCGATGGGCGCCACCCGCCGCCATTCCGATCTTGCGCTCGCCTATTGCGAGGCGTGGGAACGCGGCCAGTCGTGGCGTGAGGCCATAGCACGCGGACTGTCATTGATGCGACCAGCTCGCCGTGAACAGCTGATGTCCACCCTTGCCGAAGGCATGGCGGAAGTCGGCGAAGACCCCGTGCGTTACGGCGTTTAGGCAAACCGTGACGGATCCGAAGTCGGGGAACATCCTGGGGGATTTTTGCTGATATGAAAAACCCCGCCGGAGCGGGGTTTCTAGCTGGTCGGAGTGGAGTGATTCGAACACTCGACCCCCACGTCCCGAACGTGGTGCGCTACCAGACTGCGCTACACTCCGTGACCAGCGGCGCTTCTATAGAACAGCCTATCTGGTTGCACAAGCACCAAATTCCAAAAATCCGGCGGAATTTTTGACGGGTTGATGATAGAGCCGGCGATGCGCTGCTGCTGCAAAAAGACACACCCGAAGCAAATCGTCTTGAAGTGCCACAGGGGCAATTTTCTTTTGCCGGGTTCCGCGCTAAAGGGCTCGACGGGACAGGCGAAACCGCGCGTAGCGAGCGGATTCGCAGCCACTGCGCTTGAGATCAGGGACGACACGATGAAACTCCGCACCATCACCGCGGCCGGGCTTGCAATTGGGCTTGCCGGATGCACCACCATTCCTTCCGCCGGCAATCCGATCGAGGCCCGCTGGGTCGGCAAATCGGCCGGCATCTTCTTTGCCGCCTACGGGCCGCCGATCAGCGACAGCGAGCAAGGCGCCACCACCGTCTATACCTGGCGCGGCGGCTACAAGACCGTGCGCATTCCGGCAAAATATGCCGAAGGCGCCGACGGCAAGCGCGGCAAGCAGATTTCCGCCGCCCGCACCGCCTATCTGCGCTGCCAGGCCGAAATCACCACCAGCTCGGATTACACGATCCGCGACATCCGCACCGTCGCCGACATTCCCGGTGTCAACGGCCCGTCCTATTGCGCAGAATTCCTGGCGCCGGAAGAGAAGTAACGGGCAACCTGAAGAC from Rhizobium sp. BT03 harbors:
- a CDS encoding GSU2403 family nucleotidyltransferase fold protein, translating into MPVREIDLMYQTMLAELGQRSLDGSFVAEFPLEGRFVSVPVKGKEYWYFDLPGQDGVKRSYVGPKSDEEVTKRVGEFGAIKDDLRNRRRMVATLTREGGMNAPPRFTGDVIEALANAGLFRLRAVLVGTVAFHTYSGVLGVRLPIALMQTGDADFAQFHSISTAVGDSIPPIREVLEKLDPTFREVPHLNHPTRSTQFVNSRNYKVEFLTPNTGSDDNQNKPADMPALGGISAEPLRFLDYLIYNPIRTVLLHKSGVTVNVPAPERYAVHKLIVASRRQNDDNGALKREKDVQQASHLFEAMGATRRHSDLALAYCEAWERGQSWREAIARGLSLMRPARREQLMSTLAEGMAEVGEDPVRYGV